The following are encoded in a window of Rubellicoccus peritrichatus genomic DNA:
- a CDS encoding capsid cement protein, with translation MINKLINVIRHEPVFSNVAEGTHAGQVTRMLESDITTRHLLGKIGSASTQVDLADAGDAPLGVITDCGEAGDYVNVSLPGSVDSTLLMIASEAISAGEDVYTAASGKVQDRPLVAGTYYQIGRALTDAAGDGDVLEVEPVSPRKTVVMDAFSGSSIVDFLALSTTYEKAPDKIIMLSE, from the coding sequence ATGATAAACAAACTAATCAATGTAATCCGCCATGAGCCGGTATTCAGTAATGTAGCCGAAGGCACTCATGCCGGTCAGGTCACACGTATGCTGGAGTCTGACATTACTACGCGCCATTTGCTTGGCAAGATTGGCTCTGCCTCGACGCAAGTCGATCTGGCCGATGCCGGTGATGCACCGCTTGGTGTGATCACGGACTGCGGTGAGGCTGGCGATTATGTCAATGTCTCGCTGCCGGGTAGTGTCGATTCGACTCTTCTGATGATTGCCTCTGAGGCAATATCTGCGGGAGAGGATGTCTACACTGCCGCTTCTGGAAAGGTCCAGGACCGGCCGTTGGTCGCTGGGACTTATTATCAAATCGGCCGGGCACTGACTGATGCTGCCGGAGACGGTGATGTCCTGGAAGTCGAGCCAGTCTCGCCTCGAAAAACCGTTGTTATGGATGCTTTCTCCGGAAGTTCGATTGTCGATTTTCTGGCACTCAGCACCACATATGAGAAAGCACCTGACAAGATTATCATGCTGTCTGAATAA
- a CDS encoding phage protease — MNTKSENIEFGVSNAIDQNKTSDGPWLRMAEYGDWPHARGMQRFSRRSAERLTDYFKSLRGRMARRFGGLPIYIGHPDDPGFAGQSGHDDTRAYAWIVDMDARFDGLYILPRWSEEGRRLLENAFYKFLSPRWAMRSIGENLFEPTRLISVGLTNMPNIPGDAIANESERSETEAIVDADSASDDELVMQNERFQKIVAGHEAARARAESAFVHERRERITLLLEKAQREGRIAASDSETWEQELQDNFEIKLEELCNAEPVLGAEFISSGLGQRKGAISRRTDFIAMVNERAEGDGSSYADAWTQLKRERPDLYEELNVNR; from the coding sequence ATGAATACAAAATCAGAAAATATAGAATTCGGCGTTTCTAACGCCATCGACCAGAACAAAACTTCAGACGGCCCCTGGCTGCGAATGGCAGAGTATGGTGACTGGCCGCATGCCCGTGGTATGCAGCGATTCAGCCGTCGTAGTGCCGAGCGTCTTACGGACTACTTCAAGAGTTTGCGCGGGCGCATGGCCCGCCGTTTTGGGGGATTGCCGATTTATATCGGGCATCCGGATGATCCTGGCTTTGCCGGACAAAGTGGTCACGACGACACCCGTGCTTATGCTTGGATTGTGGACATGGATGCTCGTTTTGATGGGCTTTATATTTTGCCGCGCTGGTCCGAAGAAGGGCGTCGTTTACTGGAGAATGCTTTCTATAAATTCCTCTCACCGCGCTGGGCTATGCGTTCGATAGGTGAGAACCTTTTTGAGCCGACGCGTTTGATCTCCGTTGGGCTGACGAATATGCCCAATATCCCTGGCGATGCCATTGCCAATGAAAGCGAACGGAGTGAAACGGAAGCTATCGTAGATGCGGATTCCGCTTCAGATGACGAACTGGTAATGCAAAACGAACGCTTTCAAAAGATCGTTGCCGGTCACGAGGCTGCACGGGCCAGGGCGGAATCCGCTTTTGTTCATGAGCGACGGGAGCGCATCACGTTGCTACTGGAAAAAGCGCAGCGCGAAGGTCGGATTGCAGCTAGTGACAGCGAAACCTGGGAACAAGAGCTACAGGACAATTTTGAAATCAAGCTGGAGGAGCTTTGTAATGCAGAGCCTGTTCTAGGGGCGGAGTTTATTAGCAGTGGCCTGGGGCAGCGCAAGGGCGCGATTAGTCGCCGGACCGATTTCATCGCGATGGTCAATGAACGTGCTGAGGGCGATGGCAGTAGTTATGCCGATGCCTGGACCCAACTGAAGCGTGAGCGCCCGGATCTATACGAGGAGCTGAATGTGAATCGTTAA